Genomic segment of Fibrobacter sp. UWH4:
GGGCGATAAGGTGGCCGAGGGCAAGACTGCAATCTTTACCGCAGAACCGAACGAAGGCTGGACTTTTGCGGGCTGGAGCGGCAAGAGCGCTGCGGATATTGATGCGAGCAAGGCGAAGGTTGAAATCGTCGCGGCGGGTGACATCGAACTCATTCCGAGCTTTACCGCCAAGGGTACGACAGTGTTCCAGGTGGAAGATGGCATCATTACGAATGCCGCTGCCGAAAGCAACAATGCGGGCTTTAACGGAAGTGCCTTCGTGAATTTTGCAGCCGGCGACTTGAGCATGATTCAAGTGCCCGTATACGCTGAAATCGCGGGTGAGTACCAGGTTGTGATTCGCTATGCAAATGGCAGCGGCAAGGCGCGTAGTTTGGCGGCTGCTGCACCTGGCGAGAGTGCTGCGGAAATTGACGGTTGCAAGAGCGCCGAGACGCTCACCTTTGAAGCGACGGAAAGTTGGACGACCTGGGAAACGCTTTCGTTCAAGGCGAAACTCGCCGAGGGTGCGGGCAACATAACCTTTGCGACGATTGGCGGCAACGACGGCCCGAACCTGGATCAGCTGGAGCTGAAGTTGGTCAAGGCAGACGAAACGACTTTGATTCGCGGGCTTGCAGCGCCGAGCCAGTTGCTCACTCCGACATCTCGCGTGCGTCTGTTTACCTTGACGGGGCAGCTGGTTCGCGAAAGTTCTTCTTTGGAAACGGAAAATCTGGCGCCGGGTGTGTACTTGCTGCAGCGCGGCGACGGCTCCCTACTCCGCCAGCAAATCATCCGCGTGAAGTAGCGCTCATCCCTGGATTCTTCGAATCAGTCATTCTCGACCGAAGGGAGGCCGGACAGCACTTGGCAACTTGTTGCCTTAGTGCGCATGGTCCTCGAAGGGGAAAATCCAGTGCTGGATCCCGTCTCCCCTCCGCTACGCTTCGAGGATGACACGCTCCAGGATGACCTTTTTAATTCCTTTTTTATAAAACTCGCACCCCACACCCCACACCTCACACTTCCTACTTTTACTATATTGCTCCCAGTATGTTAGGTATTGAACAGAAAAAAGGAAATGACGACAACCTGTGCGGGCGTATGATTGCCTACGCCAAGATTTTGCCGAACCCGGACGAACGGGATAGCGGCACACCGTTCGATGACATGATCAAGAACGGGCTCTTGGCGCTGGAAGGTGATTTCCGCATGTTCTCTCCGCGCGTACCTAGCAAGAAGGCGATTGACCGCGCTGTCGATGACAAAATCAACGATATGTTGGAATCGATGCAGGCCGATGGTGTGGAACTCCCGTCCGATATGGATGTGGAACAGATGCGCGAACGCCTGCACGAACTTTCGAGTATGGAAGTCATCCCGATTCCGGCGAAAATCGGTAACTTTACCCGTGAAGAAGACATTCTCGCCGAGGATGCCGATATCTATTACATCGGTGAATTCATTGGCGCGGGGCTGGCTCACTTTTGCCTCACGACGCTCCCGATTTATTACCAGGCGCGTTTCCGCGAACAGGCTCGCAAAAAAGAAATGGATTTCTTGAACGATGCTTTGGAACAAATCGAGTCGGGCGCATTCATGGATACCGAAGACTTGCAGAATGATTCCGAAGAATTGTTCCCGAAGGGGCTTACATTGAACACCTTCATGGGCGATTTAGGCAAGCTCCTGAATACGCGCGTGATTCCGTTCTTGCTTGCGCTTGAAACTGAAGAACAGTATAACGAACAAATTAAGCTGTTCTACGAATTCATGAAGGGCTATCCGGTTCAGGCTGATGTCAAGCTGATAGACCTTGCGCTCCGTGACTTGCGCGAGAAGCGTGATTCGTCGATGGCTCGCAAACTGCTAGAACTGGGCTGTCAAAAGATTGACGCCATCTATAACGAAAATCCGCAAAAAGCCCGCGAAATCGGGCAAGAAATTGCGAAGTTCGCACAGTAATGATATGCCGGACGAGGTCCGGCTTATTTGCTTGTGTTTTTAGTGAAATTTATTTTTTAAGAAGAAATCCCGCGACAGACTTTTCTTTTACGAAAGTCTTCTGAGCGGCAGCCTGAACGTCTGCTGCAGAAACTTTATTGAGCTGGTCCGCCCAATTCAGGAAGATGCGGTAATCGCCGAACATTTCGTACCAGGCGAGCATGGTCGCCACATTTTCCATATCGGTCAGGCTGCGTACGAGCCCGGCGTAGGCGCGGTTCTTGACCTTCTGAAAATCTCGTTCGGTCACGGGTTCGGTCTTGAGTTTTTCGAGTTCTTCCCACACGATTTTTTCGACTTTCGCTGGGTCTGCATCTGGCCGCATGTTCACGGTGACACCGAATTCCGAAATGTACTTGTTCGGGCTGTTGCTGGCACTCACGCTCACGGCAAGTTTTTCTTCTTGTACCAGGCGCTTGTAGAGTCTGCCGGAACGGCCGTTCAAGACGCCCTCGGCAATGTCGAGCGGATAAAGAATGCTGTCGCCGACTTCAGGTGTCTTGAAGGTCAATGCATACATGTTGGGGGCGTCGGGGCGTGTGACAGTCAGCCGTTTTTCGCCGGCCTGTTCGGGGTCACGAATCGTGAGTGGCGGGAATGCTTCGCCGGTCGGAATCGGGCCAAAGTATTTCTTGACCATTTCCATGGTTGCGGTCGTGTCGAGGTCGCCTGCAAGTACAAGGATCGCGTTGCGCGGCTTGTAATACTTGCGGTAATGTTCGTCGGCCATTTCGCGCGTCAAGTTCATGATATCGCTTGGCCAGCCGATTGTCGGCACGCGGTACGGGAAAGCCTCGTAAATCATGGAATTGAGTGTCTCGATGAACCGGCCTGTCGGCTTGTCGTCGTAGCGCATGCGGCGTTCTTCGCGCACGACCATGCGTTCGGAATAGAACTCGCGCAGCACGGCGTTCTGCATACGGTCTGCTTCGAGCCACATGAAAAGTTCAATCTTGTTCCTCGGAAGCGTCACGATATAGGCGGTCATGAGATCGCTGGTGAAGGCGTTCAGACCTGTGCCACCGGCGGCCTGGTAAGCGCTCCAAAGTTCGTCCTTCACAAAAATTTTGCGGTGTTCGTTCAGTACGGAATCGTGTTCGGCGGTGAGTTTCTTGACTGTTGCCGTGTCGCCCGCCAGAATTGCCGGGCGGATCAAGGCCTGCAGGCTATCTTGAGTGGCCATAAACTTGGCGTCGGCAATGCTGTCGGTTATGCCGACTTTCTTGGTGCCCTTAAAAAGTTCATGTTCCAAAATGTGCGCAAGACCCGACTTTCCCGGAACTTCGTGCACGGAACCCGTCACGTAGAACAGACGGCAACTTACCGTGGGGGCCTGCTTGTTCGGATGCAGAAGCACCGTGAGCCCGTTGGGCAAAACTTCCTTGTGTACTGTCAGGTTGACTTGGGCCTCCGCCGGAGTCACAAACATCAATGCTCCCGCGATACATGCTACAAGGCTGGAAATTTTTCTTGCGAATTTTTTCATAAGTTTGAATTTAGTAAAATCAAAAAGGATCTCTACTTATTTCACTTTTCTTTCGTCGTACGGGTCGATGTGCACAAGCGCGTCGACTACGTTTTCTCCCGCCTCGATCATACGGCGTTCTACTTCTTCGGCCAGGTCGTGGGCGGCCAAGAGTGTCATGTCGGCAGGGACGACGACGTGCAAATCCACGTGCAAATCGCTGCCCACGTAACGCGTGCGGAACCCGTGAATGCTAATCACGTTCGGGCAGGCGAGAGCCACTTCGCGCAATTTTTGGGCCACCTCGGCGCTCGCGCCTTCGTCGGCCACGCGGTGGATTCCCGGCCATGCAATTTCAAAGCCCGAATGCAAAATGAAAACGGAAACGATAATCGCGCCTACGGAGTCTGCAAACCAGAGTGTGGGGCAAAGAATCCCGAACAAGACCGCGATCAAAACAGGAATAGAACTGTAGGCGTCGCTCCGGTGGTGCCAAGCGTTTGCCTCGACGGCTTCGCTGCGAATGTCGCGACCCTTCGCCCGCGTGTAGCGGAAAAGCGCCTCTTTCACAATGATTGAAACCGCTGCCATAATCGCCGCAATCCATTCGGGGTGCGACTGCTCGCCGTTCGTGAGTGCCACGACGGCATTGTAACCGAGGCCGAGACCCACGGCGCAAACAGCAAGTCCTATTCCGACGGAAATCAAGGTCTCGAATCGCCGGTGCCCATACGGGTGATTCGCGTCGGGTGGCGAATTCCAGAAGCGGGCCCCTACGATAATCGCAATGTCCGTGATAAAATCAGATGCGCTGTGAATGGCGTCGGCAATAAGTGCTTGAGATCCGCCAAAATAGCCTGCAAAAAACTTGCCTACCGACAAGGCGACGTTCCAGCCGAGCCCCACCCAAGTGACGCGGCGGACCTCTGCGGAATCATCTTTTTTTGCGATACGAGTCATTGATAGTAGTCAATCGGCAGCTTGGTCATCCTGGAGCGCAGCGACGGGATCCAGTATTGGATTCCCTCCCTTCGGTCGAGAATGACTAAGTCGAAAAATCTTGGATATAATATAAAAAATTGGGAATAAACTCTTGCGAATAGGCAACCTTTTGTCGTTCAAGCGCATCTAATTATTCGAAAAAGGGCGAGACTTTCTATTTTTAGGTTGCGTTTATGAAAAAATTCTTGAAAATCTTCATCATCCTCGTGATTCTTGGCGCTATCGCTTATGGCGTCAAGATGTTCTTTTTTTCGGCGGCTGCCGAAAACGCCGCAGGCCCGCTCGTGAGCGTGAAGGTCACGCAGACCACGATTTCGACTACCATTTCGGCAACGGGTACGCTGGAACCTGTTGACCAGGTGGAAGTCGGCACGCAGGTGTCGGGCGACATCGCGAAAATCAACGTCGATTTCAATTCCAAGGTCAAGAAGGGCCAGGTCATCGCCGAACTCGACAAGTCCAAGCTCAAGGCTACACTCGCGCAGGCCGAAATCGCTTACAAGTCGGCCGAAAACGATTTCAAGTTCAAGGAATCGACCTACAACCGCGTCAAGAAGCTTTCCGAAAGTAATTCCGCGAGCGCCGTGGAACTCGAAACCGCCGAATACAACATGAATTCGGCGAAACTCTCCGTAGAACGCAGCCAGAACGAAGTCAACCAGGCTCGCCTCAACTTGAGCTACGCGACCATCAAGAGCCCCATCGACGGCGTAGTCCTGAAGCGTGCGGTAGAAGTCGGCCAGACCGTGGCCGCTTCCATGAGTACTCCTACTTTATTTGTGATCGCCAGGGACTTGAGCCAGATGAAGGTCATGGCCGATGTCGACGAAGCCGATATCGGGCAGGTCAAGCAGGGCCAGAAGGTCTCCTTTACGGTTGATGCTTATCAGAGTGACACATTTAATGGTACCGTGCAGGAAGTCCGTCTGAACCCCACGACCACAAGCAACGTGGTGACTTATACTGTCGTGATTACCGCCGAAAATCCGGAACAGAAGCTGCTCCCGGGAATGACGGCGACCTGTACCATCGTGACCCAAGAAATCACCGATGCCATCGCGATTCCGGTGAAGGCGCTCAAATTCACGCCCGCCGACGGCACCCCGATGGCAGAACCGCCCAAGGGAATGCGCCCACCGCACGAATCTGGCGACAGTTCCTCCGTGAAAGATGGCCTCGCCAATGCGAATTTTAACACCGGCGATGTCCCGAAGGGCGACTTCAAAAAGGGTAATTTCCCACCCCCCGGCAGTTTCCCCAAGTCTTTCAAGAAGCGCGCTGACGGCAAAAAGCCGAGCGGCAACCTGGTGTGGGTAAGCATCGATGGCAAGGCCGCCCCTCGCCCTGTCAAGACCGGCATCAGTGATGGCGTGAACATCCAGATTCTCAAGGGCCTTTCCGTGGGCGATTCCGTGGTCGTAAGCCAAGAAACCGTGGCTGCCACCAAGGAAAAATCCGAGGCAAGCAGCCCCTTTATGCCTACGCCTCCGGGCCGCAAGAAAAAGTAACAGGGACATTTTTACTACCTTATAATCATTATGAGTGAAAATTGCCTTTTCTGTAAAATCATCAAGGGTGAAATCCCTTCCAAGAAAATCTACGAAGACGATGACGTCTTTGCTTTCTACGATATTGCCCCGCAGGCCCCGGTGCACTTTTTGGTGGTGCCCAAGCGCCACATTTCGACCATCATGGACATGCAGCCTTCCGACTGCGAACTGGTAGGCAAGATGCTTTACCGCGCCCAGCTCATTGCCAAGGAGCTCGGTATCGAAGAATCTGGTGCTCGTTTCGTATTCAACTGCAAGGCCGACGCTGGCCAGACGGTGTTCCACATTCACCTGCACGTGCTCGGTGGACAGGTGATGGGCTGGCCCCCGTTCCCCAACACTTAATT
This window contains:
- a CDS encoding pitrilysin family protein; this encodes MKKFARKISSLVACIAGALMFVTPAEAQVNLTVHKEVLPNGLTVLLHPNKQAPTVSCRLFYVTGSVHEVPGKSGLAHILEHELFKGTKKVGITDSIADAKFMATQDSLQALIRPAILAGDTATVKKLTAEHDSVLNEHRKIFVKDELWSAYQAAGGTGLNAFTSDLMTAYIVTLPRNKIELFMWLEADRMQNAVLREFYSERMVVREERRMRYDDKPTGRFIETLNSMIYEAFPYRVPTIGWPSDIMNLTREMADEHYRKYYKPRNAILVLAGDLDTTATMEMVKKYFGPIPTGEAFPPLTIRDPEQAGEKRLTVTRPDAPNMYALTFKTPEVGDSILYPLDIAEGVLNGRSGRLYKRLVQEEKLAVSVSASNSPNKYISEFGVTVNMRPDADPAKVEKIVWEELEKLKTEPVTERDFQKVKNRAYAGLVRSLTDMENVATMLAWYEMFGDYRIFLNWADQLNKVSAADVQAAAQKTFVKEKSVAGFLLKK
- a CDS encoding cation diffusion facilitator family transporter, producing MTRIAKKDDSAEVRRVTWVGLGWNVALSVGKFFAGYFGGSQALIADAIHSASDFITDIAIIVGARFWNSPPDANHPYGHRRFETLISVGIGLAVCAVGLGLGYNAVVALTNGEQSHPEWIAAIMAAVSIIVKEALFRYTRAKGRDIRSEAVEANAWHHRSDAYSSIPVLIAVLFGILCPTLWFADSVGAIIVSVFILHSGFEIAWPGIHRVADEGASAEVAQKLREVALACPNVISIHGFRTRYVGSDLHVDLHVVVPADMTLLAAHDLAEEVERRMIEAGENVVDALVHIDPYDERKVK
- a CDS encoding efflux RND transporter periplasmic adaptor subunit; amino-acid sequence: MKKFLKIFIILVILGAIAYGVKMFFFSAAAENAAGPLVSVKVTQTTISTTISATGTLEPVDQVEVGTQVSGDIAKINVDFNSKVKKGQVIAELDKSKLKATLAQAEIAYKSAENDFKFKESTYNRVKKLSESNSASAVELETAEYNMNSAKLSVERSQNEVNQARLNLSYATIKSPIDGVVLKRAVEVGQTVAASMSTPTLFVIARDLSQMKVMADVDEADIGQVKQGQKVSFTVDAYQSDTFNGTVQEVRLNPTTTSNVVTYTVVITAENPEQKLLPGMTATCTIVTQEITDAIAIPVKALKFTPADGTPMAEPPKGMRPPHESGDSSSVKDGLANANFNTGDVPKGDFKKGNFPPPGSFPKSFKKRADGKKPSGNLVWVSIDGKAAPRPVKTGISDGVNIQILKGLSVGDSVVVSQETVAATKEKSEASSPFMPTPPGRKKK
- a CDS encoding histidine triad nucleotide-binding protein; the protein is MSENCLFCKIIKGEIPSKKIYEDDDVFAFYDIAPQAPVHFLVVPKRHISTIMDMQPSDCELVGKMLYRAQLIAKELGIEESGARFVFNCKADAGQTVFHIHLHVLGGQVMGWPPFPNT